The genomic interval AATTACCAAAGGTTAAATAGTTAGTTAAGTAGTGGTTCTTTAAATTTTTCACTGCAGTCTGCAAGACTATAGGGTCAAACTGCCTTAGTTCATACTTAAGTTTTAAGGAAATAAACATGAATAAAGATCTGGGTAATGGCATGGAGCTCTGCCATCTGGATCTGTTCTCACCCTGCCAGGATGTCTGCAGCGACGGTGAAGCCGATGCAGAGGGGTGCTAGCACGCTGCGGGTTTTGCCGTTCACCGCTCCCATGCACACCACCATGGTCAGGAACAGGGTCATGATTGTCTCCGCCCCGACTGCCCGGCCTATCTGCACATCGGCCTGCACCGTGGTAAAGGCCCCGCCAGATGAATTGTCGTAGCTCTCCACCGGCGAAACGGCCTGTGGGACGTGAATTATGTACATAAGGGTTTTTCCTCAAAAGTTTACATAAAGGCTGTAGATAGCCTATGCACATAACTATAAGAGGACAAGAGGCGTATGTTTCATttaagtgtactgtatgtgatcaAATGGTTTTCCTCATTCCAGTAGGGTACTCACTGAAATGTAACTCATTTGAAAGTCGAATTTTTGTGTATCTGAATTTCTAGAAGGATGGTGAAATCTGGCAGTGAAAGAGCAAAACCCAGTTCGAAACCGGTCTCAAATCAGCAAAGCCTCGACCGCCTAATCCTTTTACAGCTTAATAGTCTGTCGAGGAGGGTGCAGATATAGACAGAAATGTTCAAACGTTGCGATAAGAAAGATAACTATAACTGGGGATGCTCATTTTAACTACATCAGATAAGGCAGGAATGTGAAAATCAACGTTTTGTCCTCAGTCAGTAGTGGTTCCATCTGTGTCCTGCGGTGTGACGGGACTCTCACCTTGGCCAGTGCGGCTCCGATCATGCCACCACACAACTGGGAGATGATGTAGGGGAGAAGCAGAATGACCTTCAGACCGCCAATCATGCACGCCGACACGGACACTGCTGGGTTGAAGTGGCCACCACTGTATGTGGGTTTCAGAGAAAAATTatttacaaccccaaaacagaaaaagttgggatattgtgtaaaatgcaaattaaaacagaatgtgatcatATACAAGTATAAACCCATaattagcagcaaaaaggacatagacaacatatcaaatgttggaaataaaaatttggactatttcatggaaaatatatgttaattttgaatttgatgccagaaacatgtttcaaaaaaagttgggtcgggagcatgtttaccactgtgctgcttcatctcttcatttaacagaattctgtaaatgtttaggatctgaggagaccatttgctagtGTTttcagaatgaaatgttgtcccataaCTCCCCAATATAGGAtgtcagttgctcaacagtatggtgtattcttagtcatgtttttcttccattatgcacctaatttgacaattctggactgcagacaggccatcttaGCACCCAGACtattcctctatggagaaatactatttaaatatgtgcagaattcattttggcattgttttcctgaaatattcaaggtcttccctggaaaagacattgcctggatggcagtatatgttgctcaaaccCTGTATACATCGTTCAGAATTGATTGtactttgccaaatgtgcaagatgcccatgctgtaggcactaatgctcctccacaccatcatagatgttgggtatcgaactgagcactaaaacaagttggataggctgaatacttggataggccctctcctctttagcccacatgagtccatgatttccaaaaagaatggcaaattttgattggtctaaccacaggacatttttccatgttacctcagtccatatTAAACAAgttcaggcccagataagacggtggtattttctgtagcGTGTCTCAATACAATATTAGATggtacaattttggctgcagtttttgaattgaataTCAAACTATGCACATAGACAAtgtcagaggttttcctgagcccatacaatgacaggtctggaaacaggtcacTGGtcttgatgcagtgccatctaaGTTCCAAAAGACCACaaccatccaatttgttttcagctctttctcttgtttgcaaagatttctctggattctctgaatgttttaataataatatgtcatgtaaatgatgaactccccaaatacacaatttcatgttaagaagcattaaaattacattgttttatcatttgtgcacacaggtttacacagagggatgaatacccctacatctttacttctaagagaccctgcctctctgggatgctctttttcatactcaattgtgttgccagttaccctaattagttgtgaaacattcctccttttgttttcgttatcattacacaactttttcaGCATGttgttacccccgtcccaactttttttgaaacatcttgctggtatcaaattaacatatatttgtcatgaaatagtcaaatttgtcattttcaacatttgatatgttgtctgtgtcctttttgcaactaaatatgagtttaagagattcgcagattattacattctgtttttattcacattttacacaacgtcccaactttttctgttttggggttgtaaatATTATATGTAATACACTATATATGGCCAATAGTTTGTACTCCTTTTTTTACTAGTGTGATACAAATATGAAAGTACTATCGGGTACTAAGTACTACCATATAGCTTAATGCCTTAACTTGGGTATGTTACATTTATTTTGCAGGTCGGATATTATCGATGTACTTCCACTTACTACATGAAACCTGTCATGGAATGTATTGCCATGCTGTAAGATAGCATTAGACCAATGCCAAAATAATTAACCAGTACTATGTTTGTTCCCCTTATCAGGTTAATACTAAGCACTTAAGGGATGTATTTAGACCAGTTTTTCaaatttaatcaaaaatgtTTCAGAAATATCAGTTACAGTTTCTTGAACTTATTGGATGACTGAAATACACTGGACACTTAAGGCTACTAAACTGAATGCCAGCATTGACACTTACATGCAGTTTAGCACAGGTAGGTGTGCTTAATAAATTCCTACTCAAAACTAAACTCCTGGTGACCTTGCAACATAGGGGATGCCCCCCAACCTACCCACACCCCTGCAGTCTCCTATAGCCCCCACTTCTCCCCATTCTTTATAGCTGGTCCTACCCCTAACTGGTGcaccctctgcccccccccctccgccttTCCCCCCGTTCCCTCCCTGTCCCTCCATACCTGATCTCCCCCAGCACCGCGATGACGATGCCCAGCGCCAGGCCGTGAGCCAGGGCAGGCTGGAGCCTCCCAGTGCCGTTGACGTTCTCCACCACCGAGAGGCAGCCAATGAAGATGAAGAGCATGGAGCCCAGCAGCTCGGCCAGGCAGGGCTGGACGTAGCGCAGGAACAGAGCAGCTCGTCTGCTCAGCTTCTTCTCTGGCCCATCTGGACTACCTGCAGGTTCAGTGGTAGGAAGGTCGTACAGCTCTGTCTTGGACTCTGACTTCGACATTCTTGGGACAGGTCGGTTCTGGAGAGCATTCAGGAATCTGCGGATAATAATCCCCCCCCCTCGATAACCGCCCACTCTATCCTCCCCTACATGGAGCACGAGAGTGTTGCTGATAAGCCTcaagagggaaagaaggggaaaaggtgggtggagagagagatacagagcaGTGAAAGGAGGTGGGACAGAGAGGTAGAGGTTGGAGGAAGTAAACACAACGTGGTGGCAAACACAGGGGAGGTGAAGGACTCAGGAGAAAGGAAGCAGTGGAAGGTTGCGGTGTCTTGGATGTTGCAAACTGCCCTCTACATTCTGTAGTTTGAGATAGGACAGCAAAGAGGGCCTTCGCTGAATTTGCTGAAGAGTTCTCAGAATGGGTCAAGGAAGTAGACCACATGATGTTTCTTTctgaaaacaaaatatttgtaaaGGGACTGGTAACTACTGACAGTTTACTTCTAAACCAAAAAACTCTTGCACTTCCAATTAATGTCTTAATAAGAATGTCTTAATCATTATTAAATACATAGGCCTAACGTATACCGAAGAATGTCAATCTCCTACATAGTAAAGACCTATTTATTTTATGAGTAAAAGGATTTATGAAGGACATTATGCAAATACAACCTAAGTGCCTTGTCAGAAAGGTCATCTGTGGGCTTGGCCAGGGAGACTTCTAAATCATTTTTCAAAACAATCAAGCTGATAGCCTAAGGATTCTAAATATAATTCACACTTCCATATAATACTGACCTCCACAAACCTATATATTAAAATACAACAATGACAATACCAACTTTGAAAATAACAATTGAAAGTCACAACAAAAACAGGCAAGGAAAGAAGGAACTCTCATAAATGGAAACAATCTGTTTGAATTTCCAAGACTTCACTATATTTCCTGGCATAACGGAATGCAGAATATGATAAGAATATTTGCCTTTCTCCCCCCCAGAAAGCATACAGTGATTCGACTTGTGTTGTGTGCTTGTATTGGCAGTTATATTTTGGATTTTTGCACTGTAACATCAAAACTATCCAAACAAGGGCattagagagatagagaaatacCTTCCTTCAAGTTACAATTAAATTAAAAAGTGACAGGTGGGCGGGACTTTCGGTTGATTAAGACGGGATTTCCGGCAAAGGTGTTTGATTTCCTGTGA from Alosa sapidissima isolate fAloSap1 chromosome 3, fAloSap1.pri, whole genome shotgun sequence carries:
- the LOC121705347 gene encoding aquaporin-8-like, yielding MSKSESKTELYDLPTTEPAGSPDGPEKKLSRRAALFLRYVQPCLAELLGSMLFIFIGCLSVVENVNGTGRLQPALAHGLALGIVIAVLGEISGGHFNPAVSVSACMIGGLKVILLLPYIISQLCGGMIGAALAKAVSPVESYDNSSGGAFTTVQADVQIGRAVGAETIMTLFLTMVVCMGAVNGKTRSVLAPLCIGFTVAADILAGGAISGACMNPARAFGPAVAANYWTYHWIYWVGPMAGAVITGSIIKLLIGDEKVRVFLK